The Dehalococcoidia bacterium genome includes a region encoding these proteins:
- the rpoC gene encoding DNA-directed RNA polymerase subunit beta', with protein sequence MLEVNDFNAVRISLASPEQIRSWSYGEVTKPETINYRTLKPEKDGLFCEKIFGPTKDFECYCGKYKRVRFKGIICDRCGVEVTRAKVRRERMGHIELASPVSHIWFVKGTPSRLGLLLEISPRDLERVLYFAQYIITWVDQDGVARARAAIEEEVQRALGEQAEALQGQIAELKQRREAIRAEAEATKKQQLAALQQEWDAARAALIAERTRLEAALRAQLGQAAKEPITFRGVLIVAEDAAINEARLEELDLEAAAQARAIEEEFERKRDGIIALADATAEQAIGEIEAEIKKVEQKLKAEQDRLEREKKERLEELDSLRVRELLNDVKYRALREKYGSLFRAGMGAEAVREIVAAIDLDALREELRSQIYSTSGQKRKRATKQLRVVEAFRKSGNRPEWMILTVLPVLPPDLRPMVQLDGGRFATSDLNDLYRRVINRNNRLKRLIELSAPEIIIRNEKRMLQEAVDSLIDNGRRGRAVSSSSNHKLKSLSDMLKGKQGRFRQNLLGKRVDYSGRSVIVVGPNLKLHQCGLPKRMALELFKPFVMRRLVEKQYAHNIKSAKRIVERVRPEVWDVLEEVIQDRPVLLNRAPTLHRLGIQAFQPVLIDGSAIQIHPLVCAAFNADFDGDQMAVHVPLSKAAVEEAKTLMLSTQNLLSPSSGEPIVAPTLDMVLGCYYMTILRPGAKGEGSIFADFDEAKLAYDLGIIDLQAEIQVPIAPPDDPEHPVLTRTSVGRIIFNEVLPEKLGFWNEVMDKKALKRVVAECYRLLSNEETAQVVDEIKRLGFDFATRSGITIAISDIQTPPNKEKLLAEADQRLAEIERQYRRGLISEEERYQNSVDLWSEVTEQIARDIEAHQDPFGSIHMMANSGAKGNIAQIRQMAGMRGLMTDPSGRIIDLPIRSSFRQGLSVLEYFISTHGARKGLADTALRTADSGYLTRRLIDVAQDVIVREEDCGTRTGIILDALAKSERTDTLGDRLVGRIAPEPIRDPNTFAIIVPADSEIDHDLARAVNRAWDDYRAKLKAGEVPKEHADRVIAEGVHQIMVRSPLTCRARHGLCRRCYGWSLARGRLVDLGEAVGIIAAQSIGEPGTQLTMRTFHTGGVASVLDITSGLPRVEELFEARTPKGQAIISEIDGVVEVLRQDDNVRKIKVVSTEVYRDEYPIPAGYTVLVEPETPVVTGDVLAVAPEAAGQELAALDDTLAIRARIGGVASIENGQVIVTYEEREEREYIVPANARIDVETGQRVQAGQRLTDGSVNPQDILRVLGRDAVQLYLVEQVQQVYQQQGVTINDKHIETIVRQMLRKVRVDSPGDTDLLPGELVDRARYEEINAAILAEGGEPATAQTVLLGVTKASLNTDSFLAAASFQETTRVLTEAAINGAVDRLFGLKENVIIGKLIPAGTGLNKQKRAQQLPPAPLDQLGPPGGIHPDLSTLPLPEPTEGFN encoded by the coding sequence GTGCTCGAAGTCAACGATTTCAATGCAGTTCGCATCTCCTTGGCCTCGCCGGAGCAGATCCGGAGCTGGTCCTATGGCGAGGTGACCAAGCCGGAGACGATCAACTACCGAACGCTCAAGCCAGAGAAAGACGGTCTCTTCTGCGAGAAGATCTTCGGTCCGACGAAGGACTTCGAGTGCTACTGCGGCAAGTACAAGCGTGTTCGCTTCAAGGGCATTATCTGCGACCGGTGCGGCGTTGAGGTCACGCGCGCCAAGGTGCGCCGCGAGCGGATGGGCCATATTGAGTTGGCCTCGCCCGTCTCCCACATCTGGTTTGTGAAGGGGACCCCAAGCCGGCTCGGCCTGCTCCTCGAAATCTCCCCGCGCGACCTTGAGCGGGTTCTCTACTTCGCCCAGTACATCATCACCTGGGTCGATCAGGACGGGGTCGCCCGCGCGCGCGCAGCGATTGAGGAAGAGGTGCAGCGCGCCCTCGGCGAACAGGCGGAGGCACTTCAGGGGCAGATCGCAGAGCTGAAGCAGCGGCGAGAGGCGATCCGCGCTGAGGCAGAGGCCACGAAGAAGCAGCAGCTAGCCGCCCTGCAGCAGGAGTGGGATGCCGCCCGAGCAGCGCTGATCGCCGAGCGGACCCGCCTCGAAGCGGCGCTGCGAGCCCAGCTTGGCCAAGCCGCCAAAGAGCCGATTACGTTCCGCGGCGTTCTGATCGTCGCCGAGGATGCCGCCATCAACGAAGCACGGCTCGAGGAGCTGGACCTCGAGGCAGCGGCGCAGGCGCGCGCAATCGAGGAGGAGTTCGAGCGGAAACGCGACGGGATCATCGCGCTTGCTGATGCGACTGCCGAGCAAGCGATCGGAGAGATCGAGGCAGAGATCAAGAAGGTCGAGCAGAAGCTGAAGGCGGAGCAGGACCGCCTCGAACGAGAGAAAAAAGAACGGCTCGAAGAGTTGGACAGCCTCCGCGTTCGCGAACTGCTCAACGACGTGAAGTACCGTGCGCTGCGGGAGAAGTACGGCAGCCTCTTCCGGGCGGGAATGGGCGCGGAAGCGGTGCGCGAGATCGTCGCTGCTATCGACCTCGACGCCCTCCGCGAGGAGCTCCGCAGCCAGATCTATTCGACCTCGGGGCAGAAGCGCAAGCGCGCCACCAAGCAGCTTCGCGTCGTTGAGGCGTTTCGCAAGAGCGGCAACCGTCCTGAGTGGATGATCTTGACGGTGCTGCCGGTGCTGCCTCCCGACCTGCGCCCGATGGTGCAGTTGGACGGCGGCCGGTTTGCGACGAGCGACCTGAACGACCTCTATCGGCGCGTCATCAACCGGAATAACCGCCTCAAGCGGCTGATCGAGCTCTCAGCGCCGGAGATCATCATCCGCAACGAGAAGCGGATGCTCCAGGAAGCGGTCGACTCGCTGATCGACAACGGACGACGCGGCCGAGCGGTGTCGAGCAGCTCGAACCACAAGCTGAAGTCGCTCTCCGACATGCTGAAGGGCAAGCAGGGCCGGTTCCGGCAGAACCTGCTGGGCAAGCGAGTCGATTACTCCGGCCGCTCGGTCATCGTCGTCGGCCCGAACCTGAAGCTGCATCAGTGCGGACTGCCGAAGCGCATGGCGCTTGAGCTGTTCAAGCCGTTTGTGATGCGGCGGCTCGTCGAGAAGCAGTATGCCCACAACATCAAGAGCGCCAAGCGGATCGTCGAGCGGGTGCGGCCGGAAGTGTGGGATGTGCTCGAAGAGGTGATCCAAGATCGACCAGTGCTGCTCAACCGCGCGCCGACGCTCCACCGGCTGGGGATCCAGGCCTTCCAGCCGGTCTTGATCGACGGCAGCGCGATTCAGATCCACCCTCTCGTCTGTGCTGCCTTCAACGCCGACTTCGACGGCGACCAGATGGCGGTGCATGTCCCGCTCTCCAAGGCGGCGGTCGAAGAGGCGAAGACGCTGATGCTGTCGACCCAAAACCTGCTCTCGCCCTCCTCAGGCGAGCCGATCGTCGCCCCGACGCTCGATATGGTGCTGGGCTGCTACTACATGACCATCCTGCGGCCGGGCGCCAAGGGCGAAGGCTCCATCTTCGCGGACTTCGACGAAGCGAAGCTGGCGTATGACCTCGGCATTATCGATCTCCAAGCCGAGATCCAAGTACCGATCGCGCCGCCGGACGACCCCGAGCATCCCGTGCTGACCCGCACCTCGGTCGGCCGGATCATCTTCAATGAGGTCCTGCCCGAGAAGCTCGGCTTCTGGAACGAGGTGATGGACAAGAAGGCGCTCAAGCGGGTCGTCGCGGAGTGCTATCGCCTCCTTTCGAACGAAGAGACCGCGCAAGTCGTCGACGAGATCAAGCGGCTCGGCTTCGACTTTGCGACTCGGTCCGGCATCACGATCGCGATCAGCGATATTCAGACGCCGCCGAATAAGGAGAAGCTGCTCGCTGAGGCAGATCAGCGGCTTGCCGAGATCGAGCGACAGTACCGGCGCGGGCTGATCTCGGAGGAGGAACGCTACCAGAACAGCGTCGACCTCTGGAGCGAAGTGACGGAGCAGATCGCGCGCGACATCGAAGCGCATCAAGACCCCTTCGGGTCGATCCACATGATGGCGAACTCCGGCGCCAAGGGCAATATCGCGCAGATTCGCCAGATGGCAGGAATGCGCGGCCTCATGACCGACCCCTCCGGCCGGATTATCGACCTGCCGATCCGGTCGTCGTTCCGCCAAGGGCTGTCAGTGCTCGAGTACTTCATCTCGACGCACGGGGCGCGCAAGGGCCTGGCCGACACCGCGCTCCGCACCGCGGACTCGGGCTACCTGACACGCCGCCTGATCGACGTCGCGCAGGATGTTATCGTCCGCGAAGAAGACTGCGGAACGCGGACCGGGATCATCCTCGATGCGCTGGCGAAGAGCGAGCGCACCGACACCCTCGGAGACCGCCTCGTCGGCCGCATTGCGCCGGAGCCGATCCGCGACCCGAACACGTTCGCGATCATTGTTCCGGCAGACTCTGAGATCGATCACGACCTCGCGCGGGCCGTCAACCGCGCATGGGACGACTACCGCGCCAAGCTGAAGGCGGGCGAGGTGCCGAAGGAGCATGCCGACCGGGTGATCGCGGAAGGCGTGCACCAGATCATGGTGCGCTCGCCGCTCACCTGCCGGGCACGCCACGGCCTGTGCCGGCGCTGCTACGGGTGGAGCCTCGCGCGCGGCCGGCTTGTTGACCTCGGCGAGGCCGTGGGAATCATTGCCGCTCAATCGATCGGCGAGCCGGGCACCCAATTGACGATGCGGACCTTCCATACCGGCGGCGTCGCTTCGGTATTGGACATCACGAGCGGTCTGCCGCGGGTGGAGGAGCTGTTCGAGGCACGCACTCCCAAGGGCCAAGCCATCATCTCCGAGATCGACGGTGTCGTCGAAGTGCTGCGCCAAGACGACAACGTGCGCAAGATCAAGGTCGTCAGCACCGAAGTGTATCGTGACGAATACCCGATCCCGGCGGGCTACACCGTTCTGGTCGAGCCGGAAACGCCCGTTGTCACCGGCGATGTGCTTGCTGTTGCTCCGGAAGCAGCAGGGCAGGAGCTGGCCGCGCTCGATGACACCCTCGCGATCCGCGCCCGGATCGGCGGCGTCGCCTCGATCGAAAACGGCCAAGTGATCGTCACCTACGAAGAGCGCGAAGAGCGCGAGTATATCGTGCCGGCCAACGCGCGCATCGACGTCGAAACTGGACAGCGGGTGCAGGCAGGGCAGCGGCTGACTGACGGGTCGGTCAACCCGCAAGACATCCTGCGCGTGCTCGGCCGCGACGCCGTCCAGCTGTACCTCGTCGAACAGGTGCAGCAGGTCTACCAGCAGCAAGGCGTGACGATCAACGACAAGCATATCGAGACGATCGTCCGCCAGATGCTGCGCAAGGTGCGGGTCGACTCGCCGGGAGACACCGACCTGCTGCCGGGCGAGCTGGTCGACCGCGCTCGCTACGAGGAGATTAATGCGGCGATCTTGGCCGAAGGCGGCGAGCCGGCCACGGCGCAAACGGTGCTGCTCGGCGTGACCAAAGCGTCGCTCAACACCGATAGCTTCCTTGCGGCGGCGAGCTTCCAAGAGACGACACGGGTGCTGACCGAGGCCGCGATCAACGGTGCCGTCGACCGGCTGTTCGGGCTGAAAGAAAACGTCATCATCGGCAAGCTCATCCCCGCCGGCACGGGGCTGAACAAGCAGAAGCGCGCCCAGCAGCTGCCACCGGCGCCGCTGGATCAGCTCGGGCCGCCGGGCGGCATTCACCCCGACCTGAGCACGCTGCCGCTGCCCGAGCCGACGGAAGGGTTCAACTAA
- a CDS encoding DNA-directed RNA polymerase subunit beta: protein MVTTTLARTDTDSIIEIKAYNRISDVLAIPNLIEVQLRSFEWFKKEGLRELLDEISPIVDFSNKLELRFLDYEFGEPKYSEAECRERDMTYSAPLRVRVQLEVKESGEIKEQYLFMGDFPMMTKKGTFVINGAERVVVSQLVRSPGAYFTREEDPTTGRRLCYGKLIPSRGAWLEFETSNKDVISVKVDRKRKIPVTVLLRAVGLSSNDEIRAQFEDVDTAPDHHYIESTLLRDPSKTTEEALLEFYRRLRPGEPPTADNARTLLNQLFFNPRRYDLGKVGRYKLNKRLKSPTPLEVRILTPEDLVAIVREMIRINNGVSHPDDIDHLGNRRVRAVGELIQNQFRVGLLRMERVIRERMTITDADQATPSALVNIRPVVAAIKEFFGGSQLSQFMDQTNPLAELTHKRRLSALGPGGLSRDRAGFEVRDVHHSHYGRICPIETPEGPNIGLIGSLATFGRINDYGFIETPYRRVISAIDPKAEDAAELLVGRTLREALVDEQGEVVFEAGTELDEQAARRAVAVAKRPIKVRPFVTNEIQYLPADEEEHYVIAQANAPLNERNEFIEPRVEVRYGEKFLTERAENVQLMDVSPKQIVSVAASLIPFLEHDDANRALMGSNMQRQAVPLVAPEAPLVGTGMESQVARDSGQVLISGVDGVVVSCTSERIIVRDDEGYEHIYPLMKFIRSNQATCINQRPIVFPGDRVKAGQPLADSSSTDNGVLALGQNVLCAFMSWDGSNFEDAIILSESIVREDKFTSIHIEKHEVEARDTKLGPEEITRDIPNVGEESLRDLDENGVIRIGAEVGPGDILVGKITPKGETELTAEEKLLRAIFGEKAREVKDTSLRVPHGERGKVVDVKVFSRENHDELPAGVNKLVRVSIAQKRKISEGDKMAGRHGNKGVVSRIVPIEDMPFLPDGTPVEIILNPIGVPSRMNVGQVLETHLGWAAKTLGFRVVSPVFDGAREDAIEDALARAWLVGKANDPDPHYRAANGAISRLAIRETTKRWLAERGFDADAVFDDNQPGYATEVCLKLWLTEIGVDTTGMTRDDLVAAAFEKARTHHLPMPITGKMTLYDGRTGEPFDRPVTVGYIYMLKLVHLVEDKIHARSTGPYSLITQQPLGGKAQFGGQRFGEMEVWALEAYGAAHTLQEILTVKSDDVVGRVKTYEAIVKGEDIMEPGVPESFKVLVKELQSLALAVEVLNEDEERITFVEDTFGLDIPELGINLHGLEDDREE, encoded by the coding sequence ATGGTAACGACGACATTGGCACGCACCGATACCGACTCGATTATCGAGATCAAGGCATATAACCGAATCTCGGATGTGCTGGCCATCCCCAACCTGATTGAGGTGCAACTTCGCTCCTTCGAGTGGTTCAAGAAGGAGGGCCTGCGCGAACTGCTCGACGAGATTTCGCCGATCGTCGACTTCAGCAACAAATTAGAGCTCCGCTTCCTCGATTATGAGTTCGGCGAGCCGAAATACAGCGAAGCCGAATGTCGCGAGCGCGATATGACCTACTCAGCGCCGCTGCGCGTTCGCGTCCAGCTCGAGGTGAAAGAGAGCGGCGAGATCAAAGAGCAGTATCTGTTTATGGGCGATTTCCCGATGATGACGAAGAAGGGCACGTTCGTCATCAACGGCGCAGAACGGGTCGTCGTCTCGCAGCTGGTGCGTTCGCCAGGCGCCTACTTCACGCGCGAAGAGGACCCAACCACCGGCCGGCGCCTTTGCTACGGCAAGCTTATTCCGAGCCGAGGCGCTTGGCTTGAGTTCGAAACGTCCAACAAGGACGTCATTTCGGTCAAAGTCGACCGCAAGCGCAAGATCCCGGTTACGGTTCTGCTGCGCGCCGTCGGTCTAAGCTCGAATGATGAGATCCGTGCCCAGTTCGAGGATGTTGACACCGCTCCTGACCATCATTACATCGAATCGACGCTGCTGCGTGACCCGAGCAAGACGACGGAAGAAGCGCTCCTCGAGTTCTACCGCCGGCTCCGTCCCGGCGAGCCGCCCACGGCGGACAATGCCCGCACACTCCTGAATCAGCTGTTCTTCAACCCGCGCCGATATGACCTCGGCAAGGTCGGCCGCTACAAGCTGAACAAGCGGCTGAAGTCGCCGACGCCTCTCGAGGTGCGGATCCTGACCCCTGAGGACCTCGTCGCGATCGTCCGCGAGATGATCCGGATCAACAACGGGGTCAGCCATCCGGATGACATCGACCATCTGGGGAACCGGCGTGTCCGCGCCGTGGGGGAACTGATCCAGAACCAGTTCCGTGTCGGGCTCCTGCGGATGGAGCGGGTGATCCGCGAGCGGATGACGATCACCGACGCCGACCAAGCGACACCGAGCGCCTTGGTCAATATCCGCCCCGTGGTTGCGGCGATCAAGGAGTTTTTCGGCGGCTCGCAGCTGTCGCAGTTCATGGACCAGACAAACCCGCTCGCCGAACTGACCCATAAGCGCCGGCTGTCTGCTCTCGGCCCGGGCGGCCTCTCGCGCGACCGCGCCGGCTTCGAAGTGCGGGACGTTCATCACTCTCACTACGGACGGATCTGCCCGATTGAGACGCCGGAAGGGCCGAACATCGGCCTCATCGGCTCCCTCGCGACGTTCGGCCGCATTAACGACTACGGCTTCATCGAAACCCCCTATCGCCGCGTGATCAGCGCGATCGACCCCAAAGCCGAGGACGCCGCGGAGCTCCTTGTAGGCCGGACGCTGCGTGAAGCCCTTGTCGATGAGCAGGGCGAGGTCGTCTTTGAGGCGGGCACGGAGCTCGACGAGCAGGCCGCGCGGCGCGCCGTTGCGGTCGCGAAGCGGCCGATCAAGGTGCGCCCATTCGTCACCAATGAGATCCAGTATCTTCCCGCCGATGAGGAGGAGCATTACGTCATCGCTCAGGCGAACGCGCCCCTGAACGAGCGCAACGAGTTCATTGAGCCGCGCGTTGAGGTGCGCTACGGCGAGAAGTTCCTGACCGAGCGCGCGGAGAATGTCCAACTGATGGACGTCTCGCCGAAGCAGATCGTCTCGGTGGCGGCCTCGCTTATCCCCTTCCTCGAGCACGACGACGCCAACCGCGCCCTTATGGGGTCGAACATGCAGCGCCAAGCGGTGCCGCTGGTTGCGCCGGAGGCGCCGCTCGTCGGCACCGGCATGGAGAGCCAAGTCGCGCGCGATTCTGGCCAAGTGCTTATCTCGGGCGTCGACGGGGTGGTGGTTTCCTGCACCTCAGAGCGCATCATCGTCCGCGACGATGAGGGGTATGAGCACATCTACCCCTTGATGAAGTTCATCCGCTCCAACCAAGCGACCTGCATCAACCAGCGGCCGATCGTCTTCCCGGGCGACCGGGTTAAGGCCGGTCAGCCGCTTGCCGACAGCTCATCGACCGATAACGGCGTGCTGGCGCTCGGCCAGAATGTGCTCTGCGCCTTCATGAGCTGGGACGGCTCGAATTTTGAGGATGCGATCATCCTCTCGGAGAGCATCGTCCGCGAAGATAAGTTCACTTCGATCCATATCGAGAAGCACGAAGTCGAAGCGCGCGACACCAAGCTCGGGCCAGAAGAGATCACGCGCGACATCCCGAACGTGGGCGAAGAGAGCCTCCGCGACCTCGACGAGAACGGCGTCATCCGGATCGGCGCCGAAGTCGGGCCGGGCGACATCCTCGTCGGCAAGATCACGCCGAAAGGAGAAACCGAGCTGACCGCCGAAGAGAAGCTGCTGCGCGCCATCTTCGGCGAGAAAGCGCGTGAGGTGAAAGATACGAGCCTGCGCGTGCCCCACGGGGAGCGGGGCAAGGTGGTTGACGTCAAAGTGTTCTCCCGCGAGAACCACGACGAGCTCCCAGCGGGTGTCAACAAGCTCGTGCGCGTCTCGATCGCCCAGAAGCGCAAGATCTCGGAAGGCGACAAGATGGCGGGGCGCCATGGCAACAAAGGCGTGGTGTCGCGCATCGTCCCGATTGAGGACATGCCGTTCCTGCCGGATGGGACCCCAGTCGAGATCATCCTGAACCCGATCGGGGTGCCGAGCCGCATGAATGTCGGACAAGTGCTCGAAACGCATCTCGGCTGGGCAGCGAAGACGCTCGGCTTCCGGGTAGTGTCCCCGGTCTTCGACGGCGCCCGCGAAGATGCGATCGAAGACGCACTCGCGCGAGCGTGGCTTGTCGGGAAGGCAAACGACCCCGACCCGCACTACCGGGCGGCCAATGGCGCAATCTCGCGGCTCGCAATCCGGGAGACGACGAAGCGCTGGCTGGCCGAACGCGGGTTCGATGCCGACGCCGTGTTCGACGACAATCAGCCCGGCTATGCCACCGAGGTCTGCTTGAAGCTGTGGCTGACCGAGATCGGCGTCGACACGACCGGCATGACCCGTGACGACCTCGTGGCCGCTGCCTTCGAGAAAGCGCGAACGCATCATCTCCCCATGCCGATCACGGGCAAGATGACCCTGTATGACGGCCGCACGGGCGAGCCGTTCGACCGGCCCGTGACAGTGGGCTATATCTACATGCTGAAGCTGGTCCATCTCGTCGAGGACAAGATCCACGCTCGGTCGACCGGTCCCTACTCCCTGATCACCCAGCAGCCGCTCGGCGGCAAAGCGCAATTCGGCGGCCAGCGCTTCGGAGAGATGGAAGTGTGGGCGCTCGAGGCGTACGGCGCAGCACACACCTTGCAAGAGATCTTGACCGTGAAGTCAGACGACGTCGTCGGCCGGGTCAAGACCTACGAAGCGATTGTCAAAGGCGAGGACATTATGGAACCGGGGGTCCCCGAGTCCTTCAAAGTCCTCGTCAAAGAGCTCCAGAGCCTCGCCCTCGCCGTGGAAGTCCTGAACGAAGACGAAGAGCGGATCACGTTCGTCGAGGACACCTTCGGACTGGACATCCCGGAGCTCGGTATCAACCTCCATGGGCTTGAGGACGATCGGGAGGAATAA
- a CDS encoding YfhO family protein, whose protein sequence is MTTTASALPRARRSPLPVLADLGSAALLFLLTLLFYWRIVTPDPLNRGAFPKGDFVEQFYSFAFFRTQELLAGRLPTWNPYVYAGHPFLADIQSAVFYPLHWPTTLLAGPRGYPLQALEYEAVFHIFLAGLWMYLLASRLTGSRPAGLLGGMVYGFGGYLSGYPSQQLSVLEVHTWLPLLLLWIALATRGPFSLRRALSFTLLGGLTLGVALLGGHPQASLYTLYAAIAYFTFRVFAETGLSAWRAAVPRLGLGALLVAVGLGTAAAQLVPTVEFMGISSRARMPFEMSAWAFPLRDIIQLILPGAVSYYSPMYVGILPLALAIGAVVWTRARELWFWVGLAAVGLLISFGGNTIIHSVLYNAVPGAGMFRHQERGIVLFAVAMAVLGAMGARTLFTADRAQVARLGALWLRAVLAAIALFLLLYVAGQNADDAIKTQNAAAFTVVVTLLVGLLLLFRVRGLPAGVFIALSLAIVAFDLISVSFNTNFAKTQPDEYYRPTEIQRYLQRNDANGRTHNDWQYPLNYGDVFRIRDINGASPLVVERYRQLLNAEPRERVWQLLNVKHFVTWQGGFPNGEKVSVERTGDREVNLYVLPDPLPRAYVVHDAMVIPDDARALRTVLSPQFDPGTTAVLDRPPAIAPSGRKARSPATVRDLAPDRLHVETTLSEPGVLILSEVYYPGWRATVNGQPVEILRAHHTLRGVALPAGTHSLELVFDPLTVKVGLAISGATVVLALGTLGALAIGRLRRQPLTSTGERAQGKE, encoded by the coding sequence GTGACGACGACCGCAAGCGCGCTGCCGCGAGCGCGCCGCTCCCCTCTCCCCGTCCTCGCAGATCTCGGGTCGGCGGCGCTCCTTTTTCTCCTAACGCTCCTTTTCTATTGGCGGATCGTGACGCCGGACCCGCTCAACCGCGGCGCTTTCCCCAAAGGCGATTTCGTCGAGCAGTTCTACTCCTTCGCCTTCTTCCGGACCCAAGAGCTTCTCGCCGGCCGGCTCCCGACGTGGAACCCGTATGTCTACGCCGGCCACCCGTTTCTCGCCGACATCCAATCGGCCGTGTTCTACCCGCTCCACTGGCCGACGACGCTGCTCGCCGGCCCCCGGGGCTACCCCCTCCAAGCGCTGGAGTATGAGGCTGTCTTCCACATCTTCCTCGCCGGGCTGTGGATGTATTTACTGGCGAGCCGCCTCACCGGCAGCCGGCCTGCCGGCCTCCTCGGCGGAATGGTCTATGGTTTCGGCGGCTACCTCTCTGGCTATCCGAGCCAGCAGCTCTCGGTGCTGGAAGTCCACACCTGGCTGCCGCTCCTCCTGCTCTGGATCGCGCTCGCTACCCGCGGCCCGTTTTCCCTCCGGCGCGCCCTTTCCTTCACCCTGCTCGGCGGGCTGACGCTCGGGGTCGCGCTCCTCGGCGGCCATCCGCAGGCGAGCCTCTACACCCTCTACGCTGCGATCGCCTATTTCACCTTTCGGGTCTTCGCTGAAACCGGGCTGTCTGCTTGGCGCGCCGCCGTGCCTCGTCTCGGGCTGGGCGCGCTGCTGGTGGCCGTCGGTCTTGGAACAGCGGCAGCGCAGTTGGTGCCGACGGTCGAGTTCATGGGGATCTCCTCGCGGGCGCGCATGCCGTTTGAGATGTCGGCGTGGGCCTTCCCTCTCCGCGACATTATCCAGCTGATCCTGCCCGGCGCGGTCAGCTACTACTCCCCGATGTACGTCGGCATTCTGCCGCTCGCGCTTGCCATCGGGGCAGTGGTCTGGACGCGCGCGCGCGAGCTGTGGTTTTGGGTCGGGCTGGCCGCCGTCGGCCTGCTCATCTCCTTCGGCGGCAATACCATCATCCACAGCGTGCTGTACAACGCTGTCCCCGGCGCAGGGATGTTCCGCCACCAGGAGCGGGGCATTGTCCTTTTCGCCGTGGCGATGGCGGTGCTCGGCGCGATGGGGGCACGGACGCTGTTCACCGCCGACCGCGCGCAGGTTGCCCGGCTGGGCGCACTGTGGCTTCGCGCAGTTCTTGCGGCGATTGCGCTCTTTCTCCTCCTCTACGTCGCCGGCCAGAACGCTGACGACGCGATCAAAACGCAGAACGCTGCCGCCTTCACCGTCGTAGTCACTCTGCTCGTCGGCCTGCTCCTTCTCTTTCGCGTGCGCGGGCTGCCGGCGGGCGTATTCATCGCGCTCTCCCTCGCGATCGTCGCCTTCGATTTGATCAGCGTCAGCTTCAACACCAACTTTGCGAAGACGCAGCCCGATGAGTACTACCGGCCGACTGAGATTCAGCGCTATCTTCAGCGCAACGACGCCAACGGGCGAACGCACAACGATTGGCAGTATCCCCTCAACTATGGAGATGTCTTCCGGATCCGCGATATCAACGGCGCTAGCCCCCTCGTTGTCGAGCGCTACCGTCAACTGCTGAACGCCGAGCCGCGCGAGCGCGTCTGGCAATTGCTGAACGTCAAGCACTTCGTCACTTGGCAAGGCGGGTTCCCCAACGGCGAGAAGGTGAGCGTTGAGCGGACCGGCGACCGCGAGGTGAACCTCTATGTCCTGCCTGACCCGCTGCCGCGCGCCTATGTGGTGCACGACGCGATGGTGATCCCCGACGACGCGCGCGCGCTGCGCACTGTGCTTTCACCCCAGTTCGACCCGGGCACGACCGCGGTGCTGGACCGGCCGCCGGCGATTGCGCCGAGCGGACGCAAGGCGCGCTCTCCGGCGACAGTGCGCGACCTTGCCCCCGATCGGCTGCATGTCGAGACAACGCTGAGCGAGCCGGGCGTGCTCATCTTGTCAGAGGTGTACTACCCCGGCTGGCGGGCAACCGTGAACGGCCAACCGGTCGAGATCCTGCGCGCCCACCATACGCTGCGCGGCGTGGCGCTCCCCGCCGGAACGCACTCCCTCGAGCTGGTGTTCGACCCGTTGACCGTGAAAGTCGGCCTCGCGATCAGCGGCGCGACGGTTGTGCTTGCGCTTGGCACGCTCGGCGCGCTCGCCATCGGACGCTTGCGCCGCCAGCCGCTCACGTCGACCGGGGAACGCGCGCAGGGCAAGGAGTGA